The Acinetobacter pittii genome contains a region encoding:
- the rlmB gene encoding 23S rRNA (guanosine(2251)-2'-O)-methyltransferase RlmB, whose translation MAKPEYYYGVHSVESLLELEPERVLTLFTLKGRDDQRLQKILQLAEPFGISVQKASRDSLEKLAGLPFHQGVVAAVRPHPTLNEKDLDQILAETPDALLLALDQVTDPHNLGACIRTAAAMGVQAVIVPRDRSASLTPTARKVAAGGAEKVKFIQVTNLARTLAHLKETTHTRVIGTMLDESAMPIQKCDFAGPVVIVMGAEDTGLRPITQAQCDHKVYIPMSGNLQSLNVSVATGMALYEACRQRSEV comes from the coding sequence ATGGCAAAACCGGAATATTATTATGGCGTTCATTCAGTGGAGTCATTGTTAGAACTTGAGCCGGAACGTGTGCTAACCCTGTTTACTTTAAAAGGAAGGGATGACCAGCGTTTGCAAAAGATTTTGCAATTGGCAGAGCCTTTTGGAATCAGTGTACAAAAAGCAAGCCGTGATAGTCTCGAAAAGCTTGCAGGTCTACCATTTCATCAAGGTGTAGTTGCCGCAGTACGTCCGCATCCGACTTTAAATGAAAAAGATCTAGATCAGATTTTGGCTGAGACCCCAGATGCATTGTTATTGGCACTAGATCAGGTGACAGACCCGCATAACTTAGGGGCCTGCATTCGTACAGCTGCTGCAATGGGCGTGCAAGCGGTGATTGTGCCTCGTGATCGTTCGGCAAGTTTAACCCCAACAGCTCGTAAAGTTGCAGCGGGTGGAGCCGAAAAAGTTAAATTCATTCAAGTCACAAACTTGGCTCGTACATTAGCCCATCTCAAAGAGACGACTCATACACGTGTGATTGGCACTATGCTGGATGAAAGTGCAATGCCAATTCAAAAATGTGATTTCGCGGGTCCAGTCGTAATTGTGATGGGAGCCGAAGATACAGGTTTACGCCCAATTACACAGGCACAGTGTGATCATAAAGTTTATATTCCGATGTCTGGAAATTTACAGAGTCTAAATGTGAGCGTGGCAACGGGTATGGCACTTTATGAGGCTTGCCGTCAGCGTTCTGAGGTATAA
- a CDS encoding pyrimidine/purine nucleoside phosphorylase has translation MSSTQFDHVTVIKKSNVYFGGACISHTVQFEDGTKKTLGVILPTEQALTFETHVPERMEIISGECRVTIADSTESELFRAGQSFYVPGNSLFKIETDEVLDYVCHLEG, from the coding sequence ATGAGTTCAACCCAATTTGATCATGTAACGGTCATCAAAAAATCAAACGTTTATTTTGGCGGAGCTTGTATTAGCCATACCGTGCAATTTGAAGATGGAACTAAAAAAACATTAGGTGTTATTTTGCCGACTGAGCAGGCTTTAACTTTTGAGACGCATGTTCCTGAGCGTATGGAAATTATTTCAGGTGAATGTCGCGTAACAATTGCGGACAGCACTGAAAGTGAGTTGTTCCGTGCAGGCCAATCATTTTATGTGCCTGGTAATAGTCTTTTTAAAATCGAAACTGATGAAGTCCTCGATTATGTGTGCCATTTAGAAGGCTAA
- a CDS encoding tetratricopeptide repeat protein gives MKKTLSLPKPPIGMINRHKKNNPAEMNKILNQHFNAFKQAAAQGNYAKAYQHVKQAVSLVPKHPGALSDLAYTELRLGRYNDAYQHYLQAIQASGANVNTNLYDGLTEVCHHLNKKEETIKFGRLAIATKKELAKSEPVLAIPDHAPPEFSANPKENIIAFSLFGANPRYCETSILNTQFAKQIYPEWTCRFYVDESVPVLVQQRLKEKGAQVIQVTDSQKQLSGLFWRFFVMDDPTIKHFLIRDADSIVSHREKAAVDEWLKSDKWFHLMRDNYSHTELVLAGMWGGCTGIFHNIEAHIRDYVATGRYLDNRVMDQHYLRYCIWPTLKQSVLKHDSQQFDPEAIDFPAYDLALMQNDSESFHVGMNDGSPVIATAVAHPTAQRVCWVLLDENQVEVCRYDAIVSTNRNIEINLPHAFAKKIQAEQWKLQVYPYEN, from the coding sequence ATGAAAAAAACATTAAGCTTACCGAAACCACCAATAGGGATGATCAACCGCCATAAAAAAAACAACCCTGCGGAAATGAATAAAATTTTAAATCAGCATTTTAATGCATTTAAACAAGCCGCAGCACAAGGGAATTATGCCAAAGCTTATCAACATGTTAAACAAGCTGTTAGCTTAGTTCCTAAGCATCCAGGTGCCTTGTCAGATTTAGCTTATACTGAATTACGTTTAGGCCGATATAACGACGCCTATCAACATTATTTACAAGCGATTCAAGCAAGTGGAGCTAACGTAAATACAAACTTATATGATGGACTTACAGAAGTTTGCCACCATTTAAATAAAAAAGAAGAAACTATCAAATTTGGGCGCTTGGCAATTGCAACCAAAAAAGAATTAGCGAAGAGTGAACCTGTTTTGGCGATTCCAGATCATGCACCTCCTGAGTTTAGTGCAAATCCTAAAGAGAATATTATTGCTTTTTCATTATTTGGAGCCAACCCTCGTTATTGTGAAACCTCTATTTTAAATACTCAATTTGCCAAACAGATTTATCCAGAATGGACGTGTCGATTTTATGTCGATGAAAGTGTGCCAGTACTTGTACAACAGCGCTTAAAAGAGAAGGGCGCGCAAGTTATTCAGGTTACAGATTCTCAGAAACAACTATCTGGCCTATTTTGGCGCTTTTTTGTGATGGATGATCCGACAATTAAGCATTTTCTGATACGTGATGCCGACTCTATTGTGTCACATCGTGAAAAAGCGGCTGTAGATGAATGGCTCAAAAGTGATAAGTGGTTTCACTTAATGCGAGATAATTATTCTCATACTGAGTTAGTTTTGGCTGGAATGTGGGGTGGATGTACGGGGATTTTTCATAATATTGAAGCACATATCAGAGATTATGTTGCCACCGGACGTTATCTGGATAATCGGGTGATGGATCAGCATTATTTGCGTTACTGTATTTGGCCGACTTTAAAACAAAGTGTGCTGAAACACGACAGTCAGCAATTTGATCCAGAGGCTATCGATTTTCCAGCTTATGATCTGGCGTTAATGCAAAACGACAGTGAAAGTTTTCATGTAGGGATGAATGACGGTTCACCGGTAATTGCTACAGCAGTTGCTCATCCAACCGCGCAAAGAGTGTGTTGGGTACTCCTAGATGAAAATCAGGTCGAAGTTTGCAGATACGATGCAATTGTGTCTACTAATCGAAATATTGAGATTAACTTACCTCATGCTTTTGCCAAAAAAATTCAGGCAGAGCAGTGGAAATTACAAGTCTATCCGTATGAAAACTGA
- the recN gene encoding DNA repair protein RecN, translating into MLTHLTLINFALADHLAIDIEQGFNVLTGETGAGKSLLLDALSACLGERTDTNYVRYGSDKADITAVFTYQNNSPEAKWLQDHELDDDSGEIHLRRVIFATGRSKAWVNGRPSSLSELKELGRLLVQLYSQHSQQQLLEPPYPKHWLDRYNNFYTEANDVREAYSTWQRTIRLHQAALDAQATRLQRIGTLEHQIEELEEVIQTDYKEIEQEFDRLSHHEHIMQDCSYSLNVLDEAEQNITQEMSSIIRRLESHAGRSEQLSEIYNSLLNAQSEIDDATANLRQFIDRQSFDPERMEELNSKLEVFHRLARKYRTQPETLKEEYEAWQSELEQLHQLEDPETLAEQVEKSHEEFLEKAQHLDHIRREAAAPLAKQLTEQVKPLALPEAHFEFKFEPLEQPTAEGLSFIQLLFTANKGIPPQPLARVASGGELSRIALVMQVMNAEKTEAEVLVFDEIDVGISGGTAEVVGRLLADLAQHVQLLCITHQAQVAAQSDQHLLVKKQQTDPASSTIVELDENQIIFELARMSGGVEINETTLQHAKQLRQLKFQASSN; encoded by the coding sequence ATGCTCACACATTTAACTTTAATTAATTTTGCATTAGCTGATCATTTGGCTATTGATATAGAACAAGGATTTAATGTTCTAACAGGCGAAACAGGTGCCGGAAAATCATTATTACTGGATGCACTCTCTGCCTGCCTAGGGGAACGTACAGATACAAATTATGTCCGTTATGGTTCGGACAAAGCGGATATTACCGCTGTTTTTACCTATCAAAATAATAGTCCTGAAGCAAAATGGCTCCAAGACCACGAGCTAGATGATGATTCTGGGGAAATTCATTTACGTCGTGTTATTTTTGCAACTGGACGTAGTAAAGCTTGGGTCAATGGACGTCCGAGCAGCTTATCTGAACTTAAAGAATTAGGGCGTTTGCTGGTTCAACTTTATAGTCAGCACAGTCAACAGCAACTTCTTGAACCGCCTTATCCAAAGCATTGGCTAGACCGTTATAACAATTTTTATACTGAAGCGAATGATGTACGTGAAGCCTATAGCACATGGCAACGTACCATTCGTTTGCACCAAGCGGCCCTAGATGCACAAGCGACTCGTCTACAACGCATTGGTACTTTAGAACATCAAATTGAAGAGCTCGAAGAGGTTATTCAAACTGACTATAAAGAAATTGAGCAAGAGTTCGATCGCCTCAGTCATCATGAACATATCATGCAAGACTGTAGCTATAGCTTAAATGTTTTAGATGAAGCTGAGCAAAACATTACTCAAGAAATGTCTTCGATTATTCGCCGTCTAGAGTCTCACGCGGGCCGTAGCGAACAACTTTCTGAGATTTATAATTCTTTACTCAATGCTCAAAGTGAAATAGATGATGCAACGGCAAACTTGCGTCAATTTATTGATCGTCAAAGTTTTGATCCAGAGCGAATGGAAGAACTAAATTCCAAGTTGGAAGTTTTCCACCGTCTGGCACGTAAATACCGCACTCAACCAGAAACACTTAAAGAAGAATATGAAGCTTGGCAAAGTGAGCTTGAGCAATTGCATCAACTTGAAGACCCAGAAACATTGGCAGAACAAGTTGAAAAGTCGCATGAGGAGTTCTTGGAGAAAGCTCAGCATTTAGATCATATTCGTCGTGAAGCTGCTGCTCCGCTTGCGAAACAATTAACTGAACAAGTGAAGCCTTTAGCGTTACCAGAGGCACATTTCGAGTTTAAGTTTGAACCACTAGAGCAACCTACTGCTGAGGGTTTGAGTTTTATTCAACTATTATTTACTGCCAATAAGGGTATTCCGCCACAACCATTAGCACGCGTCGCTTCAGGTGGTGAACTTTCACGTATTGCACTTGTCATGCAAGTGATGAACGCTGAAAAAACCGAAGCAGAAGTGTTGGTGTTTGATGAAATTGATGTCGGGATTAGTGGTGGAACCGCAGAAGTTGTGGGACGTTTACTTGCTGATTTAGCCCAACATGTTCAACTTTTATGTATTACCCATCAGGCACAAGTTGCTGCACAATCAGATCAGCATTTATTAGTTAAAAAGCAACAAACTGATCCGGCAAGCAGTACAATTGTGGAACTAGACGAAAATCAAATCATTTTTGAGTTAGCTCGCATGTCAGGCGGTGTTGAAATTAATGAAACAACCTTGCAACACGCAAAACAATTACGCCAACTTAAATTTCAGGCTTCTTCAAATTAA
- a CDS encoding YqgE/AlgH family protein, whose product MTKQYLTHRCLIAPPEMADDFFANTVIYLARHDEEGAQGIIINRPSGIQIKELLNDLDIEADNVNPHAVLQGGPLRPEAGFVLHTGQPTWHSSIAVGENVCITTSKDILDAIAHNEGVGRYQIALGYASWSKNQLEDEITRGDWLICDADMDLIFNLPYDDRWDAAYKKIGVDRAWLASEIGHA is encoded by the coding sequence GTGACCAAACAATATCTGACTCACCGTTGTCTGATTGCCCCGCCAGAAATGGCAGATGACTTTTTTGCAAACACTGTAATTTATCTTGCCCGTCATGATGAAGAAGGTGCTCAAGGCATTATTATTAATCGTCCTTCCGGTATCCAAATTAAAGAATTACTCAATGATCTCGACATTGAAGCAGACAATGTAAACCCACATGCGGTTTTACAAGGTGGCCCATTACGTCCCGAAGCTGGATTTGTTCTTCATACTGGACAACCGACATGGCATTCATCTATTGCTGTAGGTGAAAATGTTTGTATTACCACCAGTAAAGATATTCTGGATGCGATTGCCCATAATGAAGGTGTCGGTCGATATCAGATTGCTTTAGGCTATGCGAGCTGGAGCAAAAATCAGTTAGAAGACGAGATTACACGTGGTGACTGGCTGATTTGTGATGCCGATATGGACCTAATTTTTAACCTGCCTTACGACGACCGTTGGGATGCAGCTTATAAAAAAATTGGTGTAGATCGTGCGTGGCTAGCTTCTGAAATCGGACACGCTTAA
- the ruvX gene encoding Holliday junction resolvase RuvX produces the protein MTETPSKSIMAFDFGTQKMGMAIGQSSIESANPLPLFVMKDGIPNWDQLLKIVKEWQPDLFLVGLPLNMNDSESELSTRARKFARRLRHQTNIETFMVDERLTTREAREELGFYQEQGRAKKLSADSFAAALLIQSWYRNPVGLTP, from the coding sequence ATGACCGAGACACCATCAAAATCGATTATGGCTTTTGACTTTGGCACTCAAAAAATGGGCATGGCGATTGGCCAGTCTTCAATTGAAAGTGCCAATCCTCTCCCTCTTTTTGTGATGAAAGATGGGATTCCAAATTGGGATCAGCTCTTAAAAATCGTAAAAGAATGGCAACCTGATTTATTTTTGGTGGGTTTGCCTTTGAATATGAATGATAGCGAGTCCGAACTCTCTACACGTGCCCGCAAATTTGCAAGACGTTTACGCCATCAAACCAATATTGAAACATTCATGGTAGATGAGCGTTTAACTACACGTGAAGCACGAGAAGAACTAGGCTTCTACCAAGAGCAAGGTCGAGCCAAAAAACTCTCGGCAGATAGTTTTGCAGCAGCATTACTCATCCAGAGCTGGTATCGAAATCCGGTCGGTTTAACACCGTAA
- the ydhJ gene encoding HlyD family secretion protein — protein sequence MNQVDLKKVIRPVILIVALMVAVYTIVHLWNYYNAAPWTRDGRVRGDVIQVSSDVAGLVTEVLVQDNQTVKKGQVLFKIDVSRRALDVEQAKSDLAKANAAFAQAQAGLAQAKANLIKSETNIKLAEKNASRYSNLMDGAISKQEQDQVFATRDQSHAEHEQLQAAIQQAEATVKQQQALIEAATSNLHLAELNMHRAAVIAPADGTLSNFDMRPGNYVQVGQAVAALLDRKQLYVVGYFEETKLNRIHVGDQASVQLMGDSQKIKGHVQGIASGIEDRERSSSSKLLANVNPTFSWVRLAQRVPVKIVLDETPKNQLAFVSGRTATVHIIEK from the coding sequence ATGAATCAGGTGGATTTGAAAAAAGTCATCCGTCCAGTAATTTTGATTGTCGCATTAATGGTGGCGGTCTATACCATTGTGCATTTGTGGAACTACTATAATGCAGCACCGTGGACACGCGACGGTCGAGTTCGTGGTGACGTTATTCAAGTATCTTCGGATGTTGCAGGGCTTGTTACAGAAGTATTGGTTCAAGATAACCAGACTGTGAAAAAAGGTCAGGTGCTCTTTAAAATTGATGTTTCTCGCCGAGCTTTAGATGTAGAACAGGCAAAATCTGATTTAGCAAAAGCAAATGCAGCCTTTGCCCAAGCGCAAGCTGGTTTAGCACAAGCAAAAGCGAACCTAATTAAATCTGAAACGAATATTAAATTAGCCGAGAAAAACGCAAGCCGCTATTCAAATCTTATGGATGGTGCCATCTCTAAACAAGAACAAGATCAAGTTTTCGCAACACGTGATCAATCTCACGCTGAACATGAGCAACTCCAAGCTGCTATTCAACAAGCGGAAGCAACTGTTAAACAACAACAGGCTCTCATTGAGGCGGCTACGAGCAATTTGCATTTGGCCGAGCTTAATATGCATCGTGCTGCGGTAATCGCCCCAGCTGATGGTACTTTATCTAACTTTGATATGCGCCCAGGTAACTATGTTCAAGTTGGGCAGGCTGTTGCAGCACTACTTGACCGTAAACAACTCTATGTTGTGGGCTATTTTGAAGAGACGAAGTTAAACCGCATTCATGTTGGTGATCAGGCCAGTGTACAGTTAATGGGTGATAGTCAGAAAATTAAAGGCCATGTACAAGGTATTGCATCGGGTATTGAAGACCGTGAACGCTCAAGCAGCTCTAAACTTCTTGCTAATGTAAATCCAACGTTTAGTTGGGTTCGTTTAGCGCAGCGTGTGCCTGTAAAAATCGTATTGGATGAAACACCAAAAAACCAGCTTGCTTTTGTCTCTGGACGTACGGCAACTGTGCATATTATCGAGAAATAA
- a CDS encoding DUF1656 domain-containing protein: protein MGEFNVYGIYVPSLLVQALLAYICFRGLSPLTNKLIAKGWIALPSIFNLCFYLLLLLVIHQIFVGVGA from the coding sequence ATGGGTGAGTTTAATGTTTATGGTATTTACGTGCCTTCTTTGCTCGTTCAAGCACTCTTGGCATATATCTGTTTCCGAGGGTTAAGCCCTTTGACAAACAAGTTGATTGCAAAAGGCTGGATTGCTTTACCTAGTATTTTCAATTTGTGTTTTTACCTATTACTGCTTTTGGTAATACATCAAATTTTTGTTGGGGTCGGTGCGTAG
- a CDS encoding FUSC family protein, giving the protein MLLKQILAFRPSRLDLIFALKTFIAGMLALFVSFELDLINPMWSIGTVLIIANPYSGMVSSKCVYRVVGTIGGAVIALTLTPHLINTPWIFTVVLSLWVGFALYVSLLDRTPRSYAFMLAGYSTAMIVFNAITYIDQYNIFDIALARVIEISIGVISSAVVSATILPMHIGSAIKQRVIKTLKDTENLFANLLTTDSQQNNTQLLAAITRDTTDIHALAVHLSYEKGELHGMTKPLQEMLHQISMVVANLVALSERIKQLQELRFIETHAEKLQQLSAHVVQFLEQKDLIIDENILQLPDEFESDFASLMESASTHQQVLVAAMKMDVRHFISNVLAVKVLWQRIQQGNKEIPDNITPMTTKYPSLHRDHGVAIRGGISAVLITFIVTGVWIVSGWKAGFMMAQMGAVTACILTALDNPVPVLRIFIWGSIASAVLVFVYAFGIFPHVTTFWELGLVLLPMFLFAVSMMANQMLMPVGMVLGINTMMGLNLHNAYSMDAVSYLDSSFAMILGVLVSLIVIDVVRAMSPDTSASRILALHYRAMRQAIYLPYGLDFKVHLRSMLDRIGILNSKMVQSNEIKTSIHQALIESSSIVDLSRLQELANQFPQTSELTQHIGDLQQNLDELFRAKENDRNDTAALVEKIYQALFELKQLASNVEDMTMRQRLLISLNNIAYSMCHVSSDQMSENSTLRGAPANG; this is encoded by the coding sequence ATGTTATTAAAGCAAATACTGGCGTTCCGCCCGAGTAGGCTTGATCTGATCTTTGCCTTAAAAACATTTATTGCCGGAATGTTGGCACTATTTGTTTCGTTTGAATTAGATCTGATTAACCCGATGTGGTCGATTGGTACGGTCCTGATTATTGCCAATCCATATTCAGGAATGGTGTCCTCCAAATGTGTCTATCGAGTGGTAGGGACAATTGGCGGAGCTGTGATTGCCCTAACTCTAACGCCACATCTAATTAATACACCTTGGATATTTACCGTGGTGTTATCGTTGTGGGTGGGTTTTGCGCTTTATGTGTCGTTACTCGATCGTACTCCACGTAGTTATGCTTTTATGCTGGCGGGTTACTCGACAGCCATGATCGTCTTCAATGCGATTACCTATATTGATCAATACAATATATTTGATATTGCTTTAGCTCGGGTCATAGAAATCTCGATTGGTGTGATTTCAAGTGCCGTGGTTTCTGCCACGATTCTTCCAATGCATATTGGCTCGGCAATTAAACAGCGGGTGATCAAAACCCTAAAAGATACAGAAAATCTGTTTGCTAATTTATTAACTACAGATTCGCAGCAGAACAATACTCAGCTTCTGGCTGCCATCACTCGTGACACCACAGACATTCATGCCTTGGCAGTACATTTGAGCTATGAAAAGGGCGAGCTGCATGGTATGACCAAACCCTTGCAAGAAATGCTTCATCAAATCTCAATGGTGGTGGCTAATCTAGTCGCTTTATCTGAGCGTATTAAGCAGCTTCAAGAACTTCGGTTTATCGAAACTCATGCAGAAAAATTGCAGCAGCTTTCAGCTCATGTAGTTCAGTTCTTAGAGCAAAAAGATCTAATTATTGATGAAAATATTTTGCAGTTGCCTGATGAGTTTGAAAGCGATTTCGCAAGTTTGATGGAGTCGGCTTCTACACATCAACAAGTTTTGGTTGCAGCTATGAAAATGGATGTGCGCCATTTCATTAGTAATGTGTTAGCCGTTAAAGTTTTGTGGCAGCGAATTCAGCAAGGTAATAAAGAGATTCCTGACAACATTACGCCAATGACGACCAAATATCCAAGTTTACACCGTGATCATGGGGTGGCGATACGAGGCGGTATTAGTGCAGTCCTTATTACTTTTATTGTGACTGGGGTCTGGATTGTGTCGGGATGGAAAGCTGGATTTATGATGGCGCAAATGGGAGCAGTAACAGCCTGTATTTTAACGGCCTTAGATAACCCCGTGCCAGTTTTGCGTATTTTTATCTGGGGCAGTATTGCTTCAGCAGTTTTAGTCTTCGTTTATGCATTTGGTATTTTCCCGCATGTCACAACTTTCTGGGAGCTTGGACTGGTTTTATTACCGATGTTCTTATTCGCAGTGTCTATGATGGCCAACCAAATGCTGATGCCAGTAGGTATGGTGTTGGGTATTAATACCATGATGGGACTAAACTTGCACAATGCTTATAGCATGGATGCGGTGTCTTATCTTGATAGTTCATTTGCCATGATCTTAGGTGTTTTAGTGTCTTTGATTGTCATTGACGTTGTTCGCGCCATGTCACCAGACACGAGTGCAAGCCGTATTTTAGCATTGCATTATCGTGCTATGCGACAAGCGATCTATCTACCGTATGGTCTTGATTTTAAAGTTCATCTACGCAGTATGCTAGATCGGATTGGGATTCTAAATAGCAAAATGGTGCAGTCCAACGAGATTAAAACTTCAATTCATCAGGCTCTGATTGAGTCGAGTAGTATTGTCGATTTAAGCCGATTGCAAGAGTTAGCTAATCAGTTCCCTCAAACATCCGAACTCACTCAGCATATTGGTGATTTGCAACAAAATCTGGATGAACTGTTTAGAGCGAAAGAAAATGACAGAAATGATACAGCGGCTTTAGTAGAGAAAATCTACCAAGCGTTATTTGAATTAAAACAGCTTGCTTCAAATGTTGAAGATATGACTATGCGACAAAGATTACTCATTTCACTAAACAATATTGCTTATAGCATGTGTCATGTTTCATCAGATCAAATGAGTGAAAACAGCACCCTGAGAGGAGCCCCAGCAAATGGGTGA
- a CDS encoding IclR family transcriptional regulator, whose amino-acid sequence MAISSFGKILTVLDLFSVSRPIINVDIICEELGLSKPTSYRYLKELVSADLLKRINGTSGDYTLGSKIAVLDYISRTTDPLVQISTPFMRNIVERTELCCLLTYLNDDYCIDIHHEIFKDTELLSYGRGCPRPIYVGSSPKTMVSHLSKQRMQDYYHRYQQELKQSGFAEDEPSFIQRMRKIKKQGFYFSQGEIDPNVSGLAVPVRFSTKEVPLALTLVASKNRFDFLNVEKLIEILQENAALIEQRFMELSEKGEI is encoded by the coding sequence ATGGCAATTTCAAGTTTTGGCAAAATTCTAACTGTACTGGACCTGTTTTCGGTTTCGCGTCCAATCATTAATGTCGATATTATTTGCGAAGAACTTGGCTTGTCCAAACCAACGAGTTACCGTTACCTCAAAGAGCTAGTATCAGCTGATCTATTAAAACGCATTAATGGAACCTCTGGCGATTATACCTTAGGCTCAAAAATTGCAGTTCTTGACTATATATCTAGAACAACCGACCCACTGGTTCAAATCAGCACGCCATTTATGCGAAATATTGTAGAGCGTACCGAACTGTGCTGTTTGCTTACCTATTTAAATGATGATTATTGCATTGACATACATCATGAAATATTTAAAGACACTGAACTACTTTCATATGGCCGAGGTTGCCCAAGGCCGATTTATGTTGGATCATCTCCAAAAACAATGGTTTCGCATTTAAGTAAGCAGCGCATGCAAGACTACTACCACCGTTACCAGCAAGAATTAAAACAATCAGGTTTTGCTGAAGATGAACCGAGCTTTATTCAACGTATGCGTAAAATTAAAAAACAAGGGTTCTATTTCTCACAAGGTGAGATTGACCCAAATGTTTCAGGTCTAGCTGTTCCTGTTCGATTTTCAACCAAAGAAGTACCTTTAGCTTTAACTCTAGTTGCTTCTAAAAATCGTTTTGATTTTTTAAACGTTGAAAAGCTTATCGAAATTTTGCAAGAAAATGCAGCACTTATTGAACAACGTTTTATGGAATTATCTGAAAAAGGTGAAATCTAA
- a CDS encoding alpha-ketoglutarate-dependent dioxygenase AlkB family protein, whose amino-acid sequence MTLDLFSPEPCENLLPYDGEVQDYGCILSPEEAEQYFDYLYQHLAWKHDEAKLYGKHFITARKVAWYGDDYYQYKYSGVARDSLPWDKALAKLKQQVEQILSEKFNSCLANLYEDGTQGMAWHSDSDVSLARTTTIASLSFGATRKFSFRHIQSKEKVELWLQPGQLIVMRGETQQYWQHRLNRSTKILQPRINLTFRQFKFL is encoded by the coding sequence ATGACCTTGGATTTATTTTCTCCAGAACCTTGTGAGAATTTATTACCCTACGATGGTGAAGTTCAGGACTATGGTTGTATTTTAAGCCCTGAAGAAGCTGAACAATATTTTGATTATCTTTACCAACACCTCGCATGGAAACATGACGAGGCTAAGTTGTATGGCAAGCACTTTATTACAGCTCGAAAAGTTGCATGGTATGGAGATGACTACTATCAATATAAATATTCGGGTGTCGCACGTGATTCTTTGCCTTGGGACAAAGCACTCGCCAAACTAAAACAACAGGTAGAGCAGATACTTTCAGAAAAATTTAATTCTTGTTTGGCAAATCTTTATGAAGATGGAACTCAAGGTATGGCTTGGCACAGTGACTCGGATGTATCTTTGGCAAGAACGACAACAATCGCTTCTTTAAGCTTTGGTGCTACCCGTAAATTTTCTTTTAGACATATTCAAAGTAAAGAGAAAGTTGAATTGTGGCTACAGCCAGGCCAACTCATTGTGATGCGTGGTGAGACTCAACAATATTGGCAACACCGTTTAAATCGCTCAACAAAGATTTTACAACCACGTATTAATCTTACTTTTCGGCAATTTAAGTTTTTATAA